Proteins encoded together in one Pseudomonas sp. Seg1 window:
- a CDS encoding RidA family protein: MAIQRQLTNERMSQIVSHNGTVYLAGQVGDDFDAGIEQQTRDVLANIERLLDLAGTDKQHLLSATIYLNDIEAHFAGMNSVWDQWLPKGAAPARATVEAKMAKPSILVEISIVAALP; encoded by the coding sequence ATGGCAATCCAGCGCCAGCTCACCAATGAGCGCATGAGTCAGATCGTCAGCCACAACGGCACCGTGTATCTGGCCGGGCAGGTCGGCGACGATTTCGACGCCGGGATTGAACAGCAGACTCGCGACGTACTGGCCAATATCGAGCGCCTGCTCGATCTCGCGGGCACCGATAAACAGCACCTGTTGTCGGCGACGATCTACCTGAACGACATCGAAGCGCACTTTGCCGGGATGAACTCAGTGTGGGATCAGTGGCTGCCCAAAGGCGCCGCCCCGGCCCGTGCCACCGTCGAAGCGAAGATGGCCAAGCCGAGCATCCTGGTCGAGATTTCCATCGTCGCCGCGCTGCCGTAA